Proteins encoded together in one Pseudomonadota bacterium window:
- a CDS encoding SDR family NAD(P)-dependent oxidoreductase, producing the protein MSLKLKNKVALITGGNSGIGLATAKKYAAEGATVIITGRNQTSLDAAIADIGGDSIAVRSDVSNLTDLDELYGLIREKFGRIDVLFANAGVAEIAPIDEVSESFFDRHFNINVKGLFFTIQKALPLISEGGSIILNASIVGTKGFGNFSVYSATKAAVRSFARTWATDLAPRGVSAR; encoded by the coding sequence ATGTCTCTGAAATTAAAAAACAAAGTTGCTCTCATTACCGGCGGAAACAGCGGTATTGGCCTGGCCACCGCGAAGAAATACGCGGCTGAAGGCGCCACTGTCATTATCACCGGCCGTAATCAAACGTCACTCGACGCCGCCATCGCTGACATCGGCGGTGACAGCATTGCCGTTCGCAGCGATGTATCAAACCTCACCGATCTTGATGAACTATACGGCTTGATCCGAGAAAAATTTGGCCGCATCGATGTGCTCTTTGCCAATGCCGGCGTCGCCGAAATCGCACCCATTGACGAAGTGTCCGAATCGTTCTTCGACCGACACTTCAACATCAACGTCAAAGGCCTGTTCTTCACCATCCAGAAGGCCTTGCCGCTGATCAGTGAGGGCGGCTCGATCATATTGAACGCGTCAATTGTTGGCACCAAAGGTTTTGGTAACTTCAGCGTGTACAGCGCCACAAAAGCGGCGGTGCGCTCGTTTGCCCGCACCTGGGCTACCGATCTGGCTCCACGCGGTGTAAGCGCTCGATAA
- a CDS encoding TetR/AcrR family transcriptional regulator, whose protein sequence is MNTTKKNSEPAKGQRRKGRPQTFDRDEALGQAMSVFCELGYEATSVANLGAAMNMKPPSLYNAFGDKESLFIEVLEHYHRPYRDNVQSLFEQTDSAKEAIRLLFLESKRLHGGANPIGCLVVNSTINVGSSASAIADKIKSLHDTTEKLVKRKLKEGQTRGEIEAGINVTKLARYVCGILLGAAAMARGQKSSVAVRDMLDQGYEGFLRLAER, encoded by the coding sequence GTGAATACTACAAAAAAGAATTCAGAGCCGGCGAAGGGCCAACGACGAAAGGGTCGACCTCAAACATTCGATCGCGACGAAGCGCTCGGTCAAGCGATGAGCGTGTTTTGCGAGCTGGGGTATGAGGCGACGTCGGTGGCCAATTTGGGCGCCGCAATGAACATGAAACCGCCCAGTCTGTACAACGCGTTTGGTGACAAAGAGTCGCTCTTTATTGAGGTACTTGAACATTACCACCGGCCTTATCGGGATAATGTTCAGTCGTTGTTCGAGCAGACCGACAGCGCAAAGGAAGCCATACGCTTGCTGTTTCTCGAATCGAAGCGCCTGCACGGCGGCGCCAATCCGATAGGGTGTTTGGTGGTGAATTCAACGATCAACGTCGGCTCCAGCGCATCGGCGATTGCCGACAAGATCAAATCGCTTCACGACACGACAGAAAAATTGGTGAAACGAAAGCTCAAAGAAGGCCAAACGCGTGGCGAAATTGAAGCGGGGATCAATGTGACCAAGTTGGCGCGATATGTCTGTGGAATACTGCTCGGCGCCGCCGCGATGGCGCGGGGTCAGAAGTCGTCGGTCGCGGTAAGGGATATGTTAGACCAGGGTTATGAGGGGTTTTTGCGTCTGGCGGAACGCTAA